CATCGTGGAAATGAAGCCGCCCGTCAGCGCGGTCGAAATCGGCAACGGCGGCATCTGCCATTCGTGCGCCGTCTTTCGCCAGCAAGCGCAGGCGAAAGCCTCGCCAGAATTGTGCCGGGTCGCGCTTGCGCGCTGGATCGATGATCGCAACAGCGTTGGAGCCGTCCGCGACCGTGCCTTTCGTAATGCCGGAACTGAGCAGTTTCAGCCGGCGTGTTGTGCCGTCGCGATGGCGCGCAAAGCAATCGGTAAACGTCCCGCCGACGTCGATCCAGAATTCCCATTCATGTACGTCGGACATGGACGTTCCTAAGGCTGAAATCGCATTGACTTCCTACACCAGCCCGTAGCGCCAGCGAGGGGGAGTGGACGTTGACCACAAGTTACGGACGAAGCTCTCAACGACGTAACATCAATACTTGTGTGCGGTGTCGTTGCGAGTTTCATCCGGATGCGCTTGTCGACGTCAACTCTCCCTCGCTGGCGCTACGGGCTCGTATCGCTCCAGGGCAGGCTATTTAAGGTCCGTTCGCGCATGGATAATTCGCGCGGTTGCCAACTAGATACGTGCCGCTGGGCCGCGGTGCACACTGCCGGTAATTGCCGCTCGCTGGTGGCGACCAGGATGGCGTCGCGTTCCATCAAACCATATCGCCATTCGTTGAGACTGGTGTCGCCGACGATCGCGACCGCCAGTTCTTGTCGCTCAATGAATTGAAGCGTCAGCCATTCGAGCAACACCGGCATTCCACCCAGGCTTGCCTCCAGGACCAAAAACGATGCCGGCGCGCTACGGAGCCGTTCCTCGCACGCTGCCAAGGAGTTCACTGTCTCCAAGCGTGCCTTCACCTGCGCGTCGCCGCGACGCCAAGCGGCCGTCCAGCGGAGGCCCGACTCGCAGATGAGAATGACAGGGCGGGAATCGCTCATGATCGTGCAAAGCTCAGTTCGTTCCTCATTCCGCAGTCATCACTCGTCACTTCCCTGCTCCTCCAGCCCCAACTGCACTAATCGCCGATAGAACCTCGGGCGATTCATACTGAGGAGTTCCGCGGCTTTGGTCTTGTTTCCTTTTGCTTTTGTCAGTGCACGTTGAATCAGTTCCAGTTCGATCTCGCCCAGAAACTGTTCCAGGTCGATGCGCTCTTCCTCCGGGCGGCGATACGCGGCGGCTTCCGCGACGAACCGGGCGCGGTCTGGCAGCGCGGCACGATCGATGAATAGCCCGGTGCTGCGTTTATGGGCTTGGCGAATCCACTCCGCGAGTTCGTCCCAGCCGCCACGGGGCGGATGCGCCGCCAGGACGTCGAGGGCTTCCGGTGTGAAGCCGGAAAGTTGTCGGGCCGAGCGTCCGTTGATTTCTTCGAGCATGGCCTGGGCCACGAGCGGCAAGTCCTCGGCGCGCTCGGCGAACGCCGGCATGCGAATGACCAACGTCGTCAACAGTGCCGCCAAGTCGGCGTGAAATGTGCCCGCGGCCACCAGTTCGTCGACGGGCGTTAGACTCGTGGCGATCCAGCGTCCGCCAGCGCGGCCGCTGGACAATCGCGCCGCGAGTTTATCTTGCGCGAAGATGTCGAGCGCCTCGACGTCGCGCAACAAAAGCGTTGGCGTTTTGGACGGATCGCGTTCCGCTGACAACGCCAGGGCGCTAACATGTTCGAGCACCGCGTCCGCGCCGAGCGTAGCGCATGCCAACGGAATGAACACGCCGAGCGGTTCTGGCTGGGAAAAATGAATGGCCCGGGCAGCATGCTGTCGACCGCTGCCGGCCGAGCCGCAAATCAACACCGGCACGCGCGACGCGGCAGCGAGTTTGACCTGGCGCCGCACACGACGGATGCCGGCGCTCCGTCCCGCCAGCGATTCGGGCCGGTATTTGCCGCGCAGCCAATGCTGCGTGCGCTGCAGCGCGGCATGCAACTCGCGGGCATCGTCGCTGGGCGGATCCTCGACCGTGGGAAGCTCGTTCGAGTCGACGACCCCAAGCACCGCTTGCTCGTCTTCCACGCCATCTATGAGCACTAACGGAATAAACTCGCAGCGGCGTTGGCTGACGGTTCTATCGGCGGCCGAGCGCGCGACGGTCGCTGTCACTCGTTCGCCGCGAAAAACCTCCGGCGGGGGACATAGTCCGGCGGCCAGCGATTTCGCGGCGTTCGTCGCGTCGCCTTGGCTGTACCGGCAGACGTCCAACTCCGCGTCGGCGTCGATCCCCAGCCACATCGCGCAAGCGGCGTTGAGATACGCCAGCCGGCCGTCGCAATCGATCAAAAACACCGGCCGCGCCGCGGCCTCGAACAGCCGCGACAACTCAGCAGCGCCGGTGCGACGTCGAGGCATAAATCGACAATGCTGCAAGGTGCCAGGAATTGAACCTTGTCTACTCCGGCGCCAGTGATGAGTGATGAGTGATGAGTGCGGAGTGATGAGTAAGGGACTGGCCAACTCATCACTCATCACTCCGCACTCATCACTATTCCCTACACCGGTTCCTTCACCCGCTCGATGTATTCCGCCGTGCGGGTATCGACCCTGATGTATTCGCCGATTTCGACGAAGGCTGGGCAGATCATTTCGGCGCCGGTTTCCACTTTCACCGGCTTACTGAGCCCGGTGGCGGTGTTGCCGCGGACCGAGGGTTCGCAGTATTCGATCTTCAGCACCACGTGGTTGGGCGGCGTGACGCTGATCGGGTTGTCGTTGAACAGCATCATGCTGCAGACCATGGCCTCCTTGAGATACTTCCAGGTGTCGTCCACCTGCTCGGCCGACAATTCGTACTGTTCGTACGTAATGTTGTCCATGAAGAAGAACTTGTCCCCTTGCTTGTAGAGGAACTGGGCTTGGATTTCGGTCACGTCGGCCGACTCCAGCGTGTCGCCCCCCTTGTAGGTCCGCTCAAGTTGCGTGTTCCGCAGCAGGTTGCGGAGCTTGCACTTGTAAAGCGCGTTCCCCTTGCCGGGCTTGACGAAATTGCACTCGATGATCAGGTACGGATCGCCGTCGATCTGTACCTTCAGGCCCTTCTTGAAGTCGCTGGTGCTGTAGGATCCCACGCAATGTTCCTGATTGGCTGAAATGGTCCAGTTGAATATGCTGTGTGAGGAGGATTCACCACGGAGGCACGGAGAAACACGGAGATGAGAGGGAAACCATTTTTAACGCGGAGGCGCTGAGTCGCGGAGTGGAGATTGAGAGGGAAAGAGGGCAGTCACTTGCATGAAGTAACCTCCTCAACCGAGTCTCAACCAATACCTCAGCGTCTCTGCGCCTCTGCGTTTCAAATCTCTCTCACCTCCGTGTTCTCCGTGCCTCCGTGGTGAATCTCTTCGACATCCGTACTTTTTACTGTTAGGCCTCGATGAACGCTTCGCCCGTCGCTCCCCCGTCCGCCGCCCGCTGGCAGCACTCGCTCAAGGACGCTGTTCGCGATCCTCGGGAGTTGTGCCGGCTGTTGGGGCTGTCGGCCGACGTGGAGGCGGCCGCCATTCAGGCGGCGCGAACCTTCCCGCTCTTTGCGCCGCGGGGGTACGTCGCCCGAATGCGTCCGGGCGACCCAAGCGATCCCCTGCTGCGGCAAGTGCTGCCGCTGGGGGAGGAGCTGACCGCGGCGCCCGGCTTCAGCGCCGACCCGGTCGGGGACGCTCACGCGGTGCTGCGTCCCGGTCTGCTGCAAAAGTACCACGGACGGACCTTAATGGTAACGACCGGGGCCTGTGCCGTCCATTGCAGGTACTGCTTCCGCCGCCACTACCCGTACGAGGAATCCCCCCGCTCGCTGGCCGATTGGGAGCCGGCCATTCGGCTCATCGAGGCCGACCCGACGGTGCAGGAAGTCATTCTCTCCGGCGGAGACCCGCTCACGCTGGTCGACGCGACCCTGGCCCAACTCGCCGACCGGTTGGCCGAAATCCCGCACCTGCGTCGGCTGCGGGTCCACACCCGGCTCCCCATCGTGCTCCCGGAACGGGTCACGCCAGCCTTATTGGACTGGCTCCACGGCACCCGGCTGGCCCCGATCATGGTCGTCCACGCCAATCACCCGGCCGAAATTGACGGAGCAGTGGAACAGGCGTTGGGGATGTTGGTCGACCACGGCATCCCAGTCCTCAACCAGGCGGTGTTGCTCCGCGGCGTGAACGACTCGGCGGAGGTCTTAGCGGAGTTGTGCGAGCGGCTGGTGAACCTCCGCTTGATGCCTTACTACTTGCACCAACTCGATCGCGTGCATGGGGCGGCGCATTTCGAGGTGGAGGAACGGGTGGGGTTGGCGATTATGGAGGAGTTGCGCGGGCGGTTGCCGGGGTATGCGGTGCCGCGGTATGTGCGGGAAGTGGAGGGGGATGTGGGGAAGGTGGTGGTGTGAGGAAATTACATTGTGATTGCTGCGCATGCGATTAGAAACTGTGACCGTACACAACCAAGAGTGGAACCAATGCAATCCTATACGTCGGGAGAGGTGGTCATTCCCTTGAGCAAAGGGAAGAACGTCTTACTGCTTCTTGGCGCCGTAGCATTCGTCGTTGGCAGCATCTGGCTCTGGTCAATTGCGGATGCCCAACGGCGCTACCATCCGATAGTTGTCCGGGCGACCTCCGTCGTAGGCACACGATTCTTCGGAGCGTGTGCGATCTACGGCACTTTGAAGCTATTCGATGACCGGCCTGGTTTAGTCATTGACGAGACCGGAATTCTGGATAATTCGAGCGCCGTGGCGGGCGGTAGCGTTCCCTGGACGGATGTCGTTGGCGTGGGGCAGTGGGAAATCTCTGGACAACGCTTCGTAGTCATCTTTGTGAAGGAACCCGAGAAGTACATCAAGCGCGGCAACTATCTTTGCCGCATGCTGACGGCCGCGAATGTGAAATTGGTTGGAAGCCCCATCGCTATTTCGCCCAACGCGCTACAAATGAGCTTCGACCATCTGATGCAGGTCCTGACCGACGGATTTGAGCGACATCGGAGTCGTTCCGAATCCGAGCTATGAATCGTGTTGCGCGCGGGGTGCCACTGGCGGCTCGTCCGCCAGTGTGGGTCGGGGACCGGCGGACTGTCTTGAACGTCGTCGCTAGATTCGGCAGTAGACACTTGCTACTGGCAAAATGCCTTGCCAGAATCGCACAGGTAGCCGACGTTGCTGCCAGCCCCGCACTGGCGGACGAGCCGCCAGTGGCACCCCGCCTGCAGGCATTGTAGGCTCAACGTCTCATTTGGCATCTCGTTGAAGTATCGTTCAGGGGATCGAGGCTTTGCGACATGGACAATCGCCACCAGAAGCGTTTGAAGCGGTATCACACGCCGGGTGATTTGCACGAGTTGACGTTCTCGTGTTACCTCCGCCGACCATTACTGGAGGACGACGGTCTAAAAGTAATTCTCTGCCGTGCCGTGGACGCAGCGAACGAACGCTATCGGATACGACTTGTCGCATTTGTAATCATGCCGGAGCACGTACACTTGCTGATTGATCCGATCGACGCGGAGCCGGACCTGCCGGGCTACTTGGCGGCGATCAAACGGCCCTCATCCTTCCGCATCAAGCAAGTCTTAATCGATTGCGGCGATCCATCGCTGAATGGACTCACCGTTTTGGAGCGCCCTGGAA
The genomic region above belongs to Planctomycetia bacterium and contains:
- a CDS encoding helix-turn-helix domain-containing protein, producing the protein MPRRRTGAAELSRLFEAAARPVFLIDCDGRLAYLNAACAMWLGIDADAELDVCRYSQGDATNAAKSLAAGLCPPPEVFRGERVTATVARSAADRTVSQRRCEFIPLVLIDGVEDEQAVLGVVDSNELPTVEDPPSDDARELHAALQRTQHWLRGKYRPESLAGRSAGIRRVRRQVKLAAASRVPVLICGSAGSGRQHAARAIHFSQPEPLGVFIPLACATLGADAVLEHVSALALSAERDPSKTPTLLLRDVEALDIFAQDKLAARLSSGRAGGRWIATSLTPVDELVAAGTFHADLAALLTTLVIRMPAFAERAEDLPLVAQAMLEEINGRSARQLSGFTPEALDVLAAHPPRGGWDELAEWIRQAHKRSTGLFIDRAALPDRARFVAEAAAYRRPEEERIDLEQFLGEIELELIQRALTKAKGNKTKAAELLSMNRPRFYRRLVQLGLEEQGSDE
- the efp gene encoding elongation factor P, translating into MGSYSTSDFKKGLKVQIDGDPYLIIECNFVKPGKGNALYKCKLRNLLRNTQLERTYKGGDTLESADVTEIQAQFLYKQGDKFFFMDNITYEQYELSAEQVDDTWKYLKEAMVCSMMLFNDNPISVTPPNHVVLKIEYCEPSVRGNTATGLSKPVKVETGAEMICPAFVEIGEYIRVDTRTAEYIERVKEPV
- the epmB gene encoding EF-P beta-lysylation protein EpmB; amino-acid sequence: MNASPVAPPSAARWQHSLKDAVRDPRELCRLLGLSADVEAAAIQAARTFPLFAPRGYVARMRPGDPSDPLLRQVLPLGEELTAAPGFSADPVGDAHAVLRPGLLQKYHGRTLMVTTGACAVHCRYCFRRHYPYEESPRSLADWEPAIRLIEADPTVQEVILSGGDPLTLVDATLAQLADRLAEIPHLRRLRVHTRLPIVLPERVTPALLDWLHGTRLAPIMVVHANHPAEIDGAVEQALGMLVDHGIPVLNQAVLLRGVNDSAEVLAELCERLVNLRLMPYYLHQLDRVHGAAHFEVEERVGLAIMEELRGRLPGYAVPRYVREVEGDVGKVVV
- a CDS encoding STM3941 family protein; protein product: MIAAHAIRNCDRTQPRVEPMQSYTSGEVVIPLSKGKNVLLLLGAVAFVVGSIWLWSIADAQRRYHPIVVRATSVVGTRFFGACAIYGTLKLFDDRPGLVIDETGILDNSSAVAGGSVPWTDVVGVGQWEISGQRFVVIFVKEPEKYIKRGNYLCRMLTAANVKLVGSPIAISPNALQMSFDHLMQVLTDGFERHRSRSESEL
- a CDS encoding transposase, with the translated sequence MDNRHQKRLKRYHTPGDLHELTFSCYLRRPLLEDDGLKVILCRAVDAANERYRIRLVAFVIMPEHVHLLIDPIDAEPDLPGYLAAIKRPSSFRIKQVLIDCGDPSLNGLTVLERPGKTAFRFWQEGAGYDRNITTSKVALAAVDYLHLNPVRRALVTRAEDWKWSSCRWYFSDTQIVDPDLPKIHGMRPGFLDDR